A region of the Roseiflexus sp. RS-1 genome:
GACCCGGATAGCGATTGGGATCTGCTGCTTATCGCCGAAAACCTTCCTGATTCGCCCTGGCATCGCCAACAACAGATTCTTGCCCTGCTTCCTCAGTCCTGGCGGCATCAGGTCAATGTCCTGGCGCATACCTTCTCAGAATGGTTTGCTCGGGTTACACCGCTTGCATTGGACATCGCCCTGGATGGCATTGTGCTTTATGATAAGACCCAGGACTTATTGCCTGCTCGTCTGTCCGCTTTGCGCCAGCAGTTATCCGATTCGGGGTTGGAACGCCAGGCTATTGGTGAACATGAATGGGTCTGGCTCTGGCGGGATAAGCCGCAGCGCCGCTGGAGGTTGGAGTGGCGGCACAATTATGCAGGAGATGACGCATGACCACCGATGAGAAGGCGGTACAACGCCACGCGCTTTTAGAGGCGGAACTGACACGCTATGTCAAACAACTACAGGAAGTGTATCACCCTGAGCGCATCCTGCTGTTTGGTTCGCTGGCCTCGGGCCGGGTAGGGGAGTGGTCTGATATTGACCTGGTGATTATCAAGGAGAGCAGGCAAAAATTCCTGGATCGCATTCGCGAGGTCATGCATCTTTTGCAGCCCCGCGTGGGCGTGGATATTCTTGTCTATACCCCTGAAGAGTTCGCTCAGTTGAGCCGGGAACGTCCATTCGTGCGCGAGGAGATCATAGCCAAAGGGAAGGTGCTCTATGAAAGAAAGTGAGCGCTGGCTCCTTTTTGCCCATCAAGACCTGCGCATGGCTGAACTGGCAATGACAGAAGGTTTGTACAACCAGGTCTGTTTTCATTCCCAGCAGTGTGCTGAGAAAGCGATCAAGGGGTTGCTGGCGCATCAGGGGAAAGTGCCACCGCGCACGCATCGGTTTGCAGATCTGTTGGGATTGCTCGATCCCGATCCATTTGTGGAAGAGAGGTTCGAGGTGCAGTTGCTGGATCGTTTTTACATCC
Encoded here:
- a CDS encoding nucleotidyltransferase domain-containing protein encodes the protein MTTDEKAVQRHALLEAELTRYVKQLQEVYHPERILLFGSLASGRVGEWSDIDLVIIKESRQKFLDRIREVMHLLQPRVGVDILVYTPEEFAQLSRERPFVREEIIAKGKVLYERK
- a CDS encoding HEPN domain-containing protein encodes the protein MKESERWLLFAHQDLRMAELAMTEGLYNQVCFHSQQCAEKAIKGLLAHQGKVPPRTHRFADLLGLLDPDPFVEERFEVQLLDRFYILTRYPDALPGALPEGLSDAQDAQEALTTARNILARVEQLVQDVTHND